In one Prochlorococcus marinus XMU1404 genomic region, the following are encoded:
- a CDS encoding high light inducible protein, which translates to MTEKAEKLNGKAAMLGMFALIGAYYFTGQIVPGIF; encoded by the coding sequence ATGACCGAAAAAGCTGAAAAGCTTAACGGTAAAGCTGCAATGCTTGGAATGTTTGCTCTTATAGGGGCTTACTATTTTACTGGTCAAATTGTTCCAGGTATCTTCTAA
- a CDS encoding high light inducible protein, with amino-acid sequence MNSKKVKVSETKTVEKEKVVAEKLNGRFAMIGFIAAIGAYLTTGQIIPGFV; translated from the coding sequence ATGAACTCAAAAAAGGTAAAAGTTTCCGAAACTAAAACAGTTGAAAAGGAAAAAGTTGTAGCAGAAAAGCTCAACGGCAGATTTGCCATGATTGGCTTCATAGCTGCAATTGGTGCTTATTTAACAACAGGTCAAATTATTCCTGGATTCGTATAA
- a CDS encoding inward rectifier potassium channel, translating to MELTELIKDYVATKLLSSIELDFLEGELWETTQHIEEINTVFKAPKNICEKLDLNEKSCWQLCCAAVLDSLRPLKNGQKRVDDLKKLINQYQISLS from the coding sequence GTGGAATTAACTGAGCTAATCAAAGATTACGTAGCGACAAAATTATTATCAAGTATTGAGCTTGACTTTCTTGAAGGAGAGTTATGGGAAACCACTCAACATATTGAAGAAATAAATACAGTTTTTAAAGCCCCAAAAAATATTTGTGAGAAATTAGACCTGAATGAAAAATCTTGTTGGCAATTATGTTGTGCAGCTGTACTTGACTCCTTAAGACCATTAAAGAACGGACAAAAAAGAGTTGATGATTTAAAAAAATTAATTAATCAATATCAAATCAGCTTGTCATAA